The following DNA comes from Castanea sativa cultivar Marrone di Chiusa Pesio chromosome 10, ASM4071231v1.
gaaaaacaaagtcctaacttttatctttaccAAAATATCTATGATGTAGGTACCATAGACTGATAGAATGCTAGAATCCATTGTCATAGTAGTTGATCCATCACGCACATAACACAATTGTCAATTTCTGTTTATTTTCGCATGTGATTTGGGGATGTGTACTTTGTTGATGGTCAATTTCAgtagcatttatttttttattgttccaATTCATGTCTTGGCTTCTATAACAACCATTAGATATGAAACTTTACAGGTTTTGTAGGTTGTGCCATTTAGAATGATGCCTTGACTAAGATCTCTGCATTTGTTGCCATTAAAGATACATTTTAGCTGTCACTAGATTCTGTGTACTGTGTCAAAATGGAGTTGCCTACCATGTTAgctttgaattttgattgggAACCACCATCTAATGGTTTCCCTTTAATCTTGATAGGCTGcgctttcaaatattttaactCGCTTTAATTGCAATGTTTTCCTTCATTTCTTTTAAAGTTATGTCATTTGcttttgctttaatgttttcattttttggaaCCAGCAAAACTACTCTCGCTGCACTTGCTCCACTTCAAGCAGTGCTATTTGACATAGATGGAACTATATGTGATTCTGATCCACTCCACCACTATGCCTTCCGTGAAATGCTTCAAGAGGTACAGTTTCTTTCTCTACCTTAtttagaggagagagagagggagtgtGTGTGTCTCAAAAAGGTTGCTCATGTTTTTAAGTTCTCCAAATAAAAtccttgaaagaaaaaattcacattcacCATGACAAAAGGATGTTGACATAGTTGCGTAGCCAAAAAATGCTCAAAACTTTTATGAACTATATTTTGAACGGTAGTAATGGAGGATTAACGGAAATTGCATTGGTTCACAGATTGGTTTCAATGGAGGGGTGCCAATTACTGAGGAATTCTTTGTCCAGCATATTGCCGGCAAGCATAATGATGATATTGCTAAGTTTCTCTTCCCTGATGATATTCAACGGGGCTTGAAGTTTGTAGATGATAAGGAAGTCATGTTTCGGAGGTACATTTTACTTCTCCCgtaatttgaatttcttcagGTTCCAATGATATGATTCCTTAATGAATTAACGCAGATTGGCCTCAGAACAGTTGAAGCCTGTGAATGGCCTGTATAAAGTGAAAAAATGGATTGAAGACCGTGGAATTAAACGGGCTGCAGTTACCAATGCTCCAAAAGCAAATGCTGAACTCATGATCTCAATCCTCGGCCTGTCAGACTTTTTTGAAGCTCTTATTGTCGGAAGTGAATGTGAACATGCCAAGCCACACCCAGAACCCTACTTGAAGGCACTTGAAATAATCAACGTATCAAAGGATCACACTTTTGTATTTGAGGTCTGCTTTCTTCTCAGGTTATGTACTTTTTAGAAGTTAGTGTACTGAGAACTCCCTGAAATTGgtatttgttctttttttgcTCCACTAGGATTCTGTTTCAGGAATAAAAGCTGGAGTGGCCGCTGGAATGCCAGTTGTTGGTATAGCTACCAGAAATCCAGAACACTTACTGATGGAAGCAAAGCCAGTCTTCCTTATAAAGGATTATGAGGATCCAAAATTGTGGGCAGCCTTAGAAGAGCTTGATAAGAAATGAGGTTTTTTTACAGTGGCAGGTTGAAACATTTGCAATAGTGGGTTGAAACATTTATAGAAACTTCATTGATAAACTCAAAACTGTTGAATAATTCTGTTGTAGAGGAGCCTTTTGGTCCTTCACTTGTAGCTGCCTGACCTGCGATTGATCAAGTCAATGATTAATTATGAGATTTATGTCATatcttatctttaaaaaatattaaatttatgcaACGATTATATATAGTTATGTTTGGagatataaaatgtaatttttgtgTTGAAAAGATAGGAAAGAAGATGGCATAAAACTCTGtaagtaaaaaagaaatagaagcaATTGAATAGTagttggaggggggggggggggggggaatttttCCGGCAAAAACGGTGATCAAGCAAATTCAATTTGTTATGAACTGATTTCTTGATCACTAATGATAATGATTGCATATTCAACAATCTCTTCCAATTTGAATTTGATATTTGTGGCTGAAtctcttttttaagttttggttatattcatttttgtttcGAAAAGCACTAGTCCTGAGCATACGTCAAACATTTGAACTCTGAAGTAGTTCTCAATTAGTATTAATAGAGGGAAAAGTTTATGGATGTCCTAAGACATTggtttaaaaacttttaatggaaaaagaaaaaaaaaagttttatttatttatttatatatttctcatgaaaatagttttatttatttatttatatatttcacatgaaaa
Coding sequences within:
- the LOC142611657 gene encoding haloacid dehalogenase-like hydrolase domain-containing protein Sgpp; translation: MTASAGENSVESKTTLAALAPLQAVLFDIDGTICDSDPLHHYAFREMLQEIGFNGGVPITEEFFVQHIAGKHNDDIAKFLFPDDIQRGLKFVDDKEVMFRRLASEQLKPVNGLYKVKKWIEDRGIKRAAVTNAPKANAELMISILGLSDFFEALIVGSECEHAKPHPEPYLKALEIINVSKDHTFVFEDSVSGIKAGVAAGMPVVGIATRNPEHLLMEAKPVFLIKDYEDPKLWAALEELDKK